DNA sequence from the Suttonella indologenes genome:
CTAACCGCCACCGACGACCAATCGCGCAACCGCCGCTTCGGACTCGCCCTAGGACAAGGCAAAAGCGCCGCACAAGCCAAAGCCGAAATCGGGCAAGTCGTCGAAGGCGAAGGCGCGGCACACGACACATGGGCATTAGCCAGCCGCCATCAAATCCATATGCCGATTGTCGAACACGTTCACCGCCTGCTCATCGGCGAACTCAGCCTCGAGCAAGTCGTCAGCAGCCTCAGCAACCGCGACCTCAAAGCGGAAAAACGCTAGCAAGCAGTTCAAAGTTCTTCAAAAAAATAGAAAAGCAAGACAAAGCGGCGAGCTAGCGACATAGTATTTTTTCAAGTATTCGACTATAGATTGCATAATGAATGCCCCCTGAAACTCTTTCAGAGGGCATATTGTTAATTAAGCTATGCTTATTTTTAGGACTAAATCACAAATGCCGCTGTTGTATCTTGATGCTGCCAAAATTGATGACCGGCTAAAAGCTGTTTTGAATATTCTCTCATCTGCTCGGGCATACTTAAGCTATTTCCTTGCTCGAGAACAAAAGCAGCCATCGCCCGAACCAAGTGATTCACAGCCGCTACATGAATCTGCGCACCATCATGAGTTTGAATACTTTCAATCTGACGCGGAATGAAATTAAACCAATTCTCCACCGTAATGCTGTCGTTTTTGCCCAAAATTTGAATGGATAAATCAGATCCTATACGCGCAAACCACAGATCTTGTTTGGCAATATCTTTGCCTAATTGTAAAACATCATTTCCAAAGCTGTCATAAATGCGATCCTTGCCATCGCCTAGATTAAATAGATAAGTATCGTTGCCCATACCGCCTTCTAATCGATCATCGCCTTTACCGCCCATCAGCGTATCGTTGCCGTTTCCGCCCGCCAAGTAATCGCTGCCTTGATTGCCGATTAAAGTATCATTGCCGTTACCGCCATAGAGTTTGCCGCCCTCTGCATAGGCATAAATTCTATCATCGCCACGAGTGGGGCTAATCACCCACTGGCGCAATTGCTCGGTATTTAGCGTGTTGCCATCGGCAAACTGAAGCTCTTGAACGGCATAATCGCCTTTACCGTCTTGATCAAAGAAGTTTTGTACACTAACTTGTTGTCCATCATTTTGCGCAATTAATAAATCGCTTTCATGACGAGAAATCCGAACATCATTTAATTTGGCATGAGTGAATTTCAAAATATCGTTATCTTGCTGTCGCGGATTAAAATTCAAAACCACATCTTGAGCAAATTGCTTGGCGAAAACATAAGTATCCGAGCCAATACCGCCCTCTAAATGATCATTGCCGCTGCCTGAATGAATAACGTCGTCATCATCACCGCCATAAGCACGATTATTACCTGCTTCCAAATAAATGATGTCATTACCATTTCCGGCATCAATATCATCATTGCCCGCACCGGCATAGATGGTATCGTTTCCGGCAAAAGTTCGAATACGATCATCTCCTGCGCCGGCGTAAACCGTATCATCATCGCCATAGCCAAGTAAGACATCATTACCATCAGTCCCACGCAATAATGCTTCTTTGATTTCTGCCAAAGTGATTTGACCGCCCTCATATTCAATCGCATCAATATGACGGCTTAACACATCGCCGGCAAACATCTTCGCTACGGTAATGCTGTTGGCTTCACCTGCCACACGAATAATCAAATCATCACCTTCGCGCGTATAAGAAACGGCATCTTTGCTCACACCATGCAAACGAATCACATCAAAGCGATTATCTGATGTATCGTGATTGTGAACAGTAGTCATACCGAAGCCCTGATAAAACTCATACAGATCCGAACCGGAACCGCCATCTACTACCGCCGTTGCGCTGCCGATAATTAAATGATCATCGCCCCCGTTGCCATTTAACACATCACGCCCCAGCAAGCCCACCGCTCGTAAAATATTACTCATCTCATCGCCATTTTGCTCGGACAACGCAGTAATCGCCCTTTCGCCCAATATCGCCAGCCAATCTTGTAATTGCCCGTTCTCTTTGCCTTGATGAGCAAAATCAGATAATAAAGCCATACCCTGATGCCAATCTTTTATATTGGCAAAAGCTAACAATTCGCCTAAATCAATAAAAGCTTTCTGCGGATTTTCAGCGAAAACCTGCTTAAATCGCATTTCAACAGCCGCATAATCCAACACAAATTCACTATTTTCAAATTTGAATGACAATTCATTCAAATAAGGCTTTAAACGCGTTTGAAATAATAAACCTTGATAAACATGCTCAGATAAAGAATCAAAGGCTTTATTAACCGTATCAATAATATGCCGAGCTTGTGCTGCCGTACCGAAATACAAAGTGTGCGAACTTTCGCCTGTAAAAGCATCAAGAATGGCAATTTTAGCGCGTGCCGCCTCAAAATCAGCTTGAGTTTGCACATCTAGCGTCATACCCTTGCGCAATGCGGCAATTTGCGTGGGCGTTAAAGCAATGCTGCCTTCACTCCTATTTGACATCACTAAATCATTAGATAATTTAATATCATCAATATTTATTTGATTAGGATCCGTATCGCTCCATTGAGCGATTAAACGAGTGAGCAAAGCCATTTGCGCTTCTTTACTATCCGCCTCAGAATAAGCCTTTAAGCTTTCAGCCAATTGCTCAGAAAGCGCCGCCGCTTCTTGTAAATCGCGCAATCTACCCATACCGCGTAAATTCGGCGCTTGCCGCTGCTCGGCACTAAGCGCAATCTTATCTGTAAAACGGCTAATCATAGGGTTGCTGTCAAACAGCAAATCGCCCATTTTGTGTGTGCTGCCGTCTGTACTGGTATAGCTGCCGGTGCGTGCAATCGTATTGCCCTTACCTTGTCTATTATTAGTTTCCAAATGCGCGAGATTTAGGCTGGTAATGCCTAATTCGGCAAGCGTAAAGAGTTCTCCCTCTTGGCTGATGCCGTCTTGGTTTAAATCGCGCCAAACTTTTAGCTGATGAAACACCGCATCTTGCGCATCAATTTTGCCATCGCCATTCTCATCAAATTCCGCTAAAGCGGCAAAGCCGTTAGCGGCAAGCGAGCCATCTTTTAGCAAGGTATTGTCGCCGAAGAGTTCGCCGCCGTGATTAATCACGCCGTCGCCATTGCGATCTAAGACCAATAAACCGTCATCAGCACTCACCCAGCCGGTAGCTGTGTGGATACCGTCGTTATTATGATCGAATAATGTACTGTTCAAGCCCTCGATAGCGGTGGTTTCTATACCGTCGCCGTCTAGATCTAAGCTTAGGGGATCGTAAACTTGATATTTGCCTGTGCGGTTAACGTCATTAATGTACTTTTCAAGTGTTAACACCACAACCCATTCTCCATTTTTCCATTCAAAAATGGCTGATTTCATTATAAAATATCCAGAAATCTTAATATTGCCGTCTACATCAAAGTAAACAATATCTTTCCATACAGGAACATCTTGTATTTTAATAGCTGGGGGTAGCTCTTGTTCAGCATTTACTTTCTCGGCTGCTTCAGATAACGCTTCTAACTCTGCTTCCACTCCAGATATCTTCATCATAATATCTGTTAATTGTCCAGTAATTTTTTCGTGCCATTCAACAGTTTTTTCTATACCAGAACTAGCCATATCAATAAGCTCATTACGTATTTTATTTAAAGCATTTATTGCTTCAGCTGTTGCTTCCATTCCTAAAATCATAATGTCTTTTATGGGTTCTGAAATCTCATCAATTAGAGTTGCAGTAAGCCCTGCACCAATTGCTATATTGTTTAAAATAACACTGACTTGTTTAAGAACTGGAACATTAAATTTTCCTAATGCTGTTGAACCAGCTGAAGCAATCCCTGATATTGCTACCAAAATATTAGATAAGGCTTTATCCGTATCGCCATTAAATGCATTATGAATTGCTGCATCTACAGCGACCTTAGAAAGCAACAAATGTGAACCAGCAGAAGCTAGCTCCACCCTTTTAGAATTTGAAACCATGCTCCCAATTGACAGTACTGCATCAGCAACCGCAGCATAAGCTAATTTAGTATTAATATCTGCAGCTAATGAGGCATTAGGATCTGTAGAAAATATAGTTTGCTTTATATCATTTAAAATAGCTCCGGAATTATTTTTTAATGTAAATGCATCTATTAAAGGTTGAATTTCCTTTGAAGACTTAGATTGAATATCTATTAAAGATAGAATTTTTGCCATAATAACCTCTCTATAATCATTTGATGGGAATTAAGTTTACATCTCTTTCCAATTCAAGATATTTTAACCAAACCGTAAAAGCTACAAAATAGAAATATAAAGTATCAATAAATTGAAAAAAATAATAATTATCTTTTAACTCTCTATATTTAGTCCGAAGGAGGAGGAAATAAAAGCCAAAAGCTAATATATAGAAATACCATGTATCATATTTGCTCATAAGATTATTAGCAAAATCTGATAAATACCTAGGGAAAATAAAAAACGCCGTGAATATAATTAATACCGTGTTTATATTTTCCATAATTCTTATATTTCTTTGCTTTTTAGTCTCAGGCGGTTTTTTAAGTTCTGCATTTGATTCTGTAGAATCATTTTCATTTTTCTTCATTTTAGCTCCTTTTATGAATTAACAAATTTTCAGATATTTGAACAGCAATTTTATTCTATTAATTATCGAAATACTATCTCCTGTTTTACAAAGTTAATCAGCAGCAAGAATAAAATTTTGCTGCGTTGTTACCCTGTTTGCTCATTTTGTTATCGTTCATCTTTCTAGAACCCTAGAATTGAAAAACATCACGGTGTTTGCTGACTTGCCCTAACCGCCGTACTGCTTACATCGCGTTACTTTTTCACCTCTTCGATTATCGCTAAAGTTAAATTTTTATGTAGATTAAGTAATAATTTACGGATGCTCGGATTGTAGCATAATGAAAAACGATAATGCTATAAAAAATAGAAAAATAGTTATGTGCTTAGCGATATTCGGCTTGGTATAGTCAATTCAGCTCAAATAAAAACACAGTTTTTATATGTTAGCCCGCACAATAGTAAAGCTTGATATTTTTTAGGTGTGCAACTTTGTCATGAATTGACTATATAGTGACTTAACGTCAAAATGAGACTTAGAGATGCGTATTTTGTCAGGAGAAGTGCTTGGCATAATCTCATTTTGAGGTTAAGAGACTATAAACTAGATGCGCAATTTTATTGATGAGAGAGAATTGTATTGAATAGAAAGAAAAATTATATTATGCGGCAAGCAACTTCGGCGCTTGTCGCTGCTCGGCACTAAGCGCAATTTCATCTGTAAAACGGCTAATCATAGGGTTGCTGTCAAATAACAAATCGCCCATCAGATGTTCTTTGCCTTCGCTATCGGTATAGCTGCCGGTGCGTGCAATCGTATTGCCCTTACCTTGTCTGTGATTAGTTTCCAAATGTGCGAGATTCAGGCTGGTAATGCCTAATTCGGCAAGCGTAAAGAGTTCTCCCTCTTGGCTAATGCCGTCTTGATTTAAATCGCGCCAGACCTTCAGCTGATGAAATACCGCAACTTGCGCATCAATTTTGCCATCGCCATTATCATCAAATTCCGCTAAAGCAGCAAAGCCGTTAGCGGCAAGCGAGCCGTCTTTTAGCAGGGTATTGTCGCCAAAGAGTTCGCCGCCGTGATTAATCACGCCATCACCATTGCGGTCTAAGACCAATAAACCGTCATCAGCACTCACCCAGCCGGTAGCTGTGCGAATACCGTCTTTGTTATGGTCGAATAATGTACTGTTCAAGCCCTCGATAGCGGTGGTTTCTATACCGTCGCCGTCTAGGTCTAAGCTTAGGGGATCATTAACTTGATATTTGCCTGTGCGGTTAACGTCATTAATGTATTTTTCAAGGGTATTGCTTCCTGTTAATTCGTCCCAGAGGTAATAGCCAAAACCTTTAAAATTAGAATCCGGAAGCTCATCCCATAAATTGCCTAAAATATCTAAAGTTTCTTCTACTCTTTCAAGAAAAGATTCTCCTGTAATCCCTAACCAATCGCCTATTTTAAAAAAGTCCCAAGAAGCTGCCAAAAAAGCAGTAACAACTGTCGTAGCAACTATTGCTGCTACAAATGAGGCTCCTGCCATAGTGATAGTGGGCATTAGCACCATACCCACAGCTGTTAGAGTCGCCGCTTTGACAACCGCATTTAGGTCATCACTGCGAATAGCCATCGCCAAGTCAATCCCAGCCACAGTAGACCCGAAATGCTTGCCAACAAGGTTTAATCCGCTCGCCAATTTACTTAATTTACTCATATCGGCAGCTGCATCAGCGATTATCTGACTATTATTGGCAATTTTTGCTGATAAACTTTCATAAGTTTCAGAAGTTAATTTTGCAAGTGCTTCCGATTTATTCCCTGATTTAGCGAGATTTTCTGCAGCCGCCTCCCAAACTTCAGCACTTGCTTGTTTAGCAATATTCTCAAAGGTTTTAGTATTCACCATACCTTCTAAAAGGTCTAAGGCTTTTCCAATAGTTTTATCTTGATTTTTAAGATTTAGCTTATCAAATATTTTACTAACTTGTCTTTCATAAACTCCACTTGGAATATTTGCTGCATTTGGAATAATCACACCAAGACCTGTGCCACGTTCAATATCTGGAAACAGATTATTGACAATTATTTCTGACAAATTCTCAACTTCTCTATCACATTAGTTTTATCCATATAGAACCTCTATTTTATACTCAACAAACCCCGAAATAACACTTCAAACCTTCTTCGATTGTATCAAACTCTGACAAATGACTTCTAAGCCATCTTTTAATCGTTGCCCAAGTTTGCTCTATTGGGTTTAGCTCAGGTGAGTAAGGTGGTAATGGTAAGATGATGTGTTTGTATGGCGTGTTATTGATAAGCTCTTGCAAGTGTTTCATTCTGTGAAATCTTGCATTGTCTAAGATGATGATGCAAGGCTTGCCTGTTTGTTTTGTGTGATTATTAAGACAAGGCAGTAGCATTTGTTTAAACCAAGTTTCAAACAAAGCACTTGTCATTGTATTGTTGTAGATGAGTGGAGCAATCAAGTTTTTAGCTTTGCTGCCTATTTGTCCTGCCACTAAGGATACTCGTTGATAGCGTCTGCCACTTATCTTGTCACAAACCCTTTGACCTTTTAGACTTCTTGCATGAGTGCGGTGTAGGTAAGTATCAATGCCTGTCTCATCTATATAGACAAGCTCATAACCTTGTTTGGACGTAGCTTGTAGTTGGGTTAATTTGTCTTGGTAGTTTTTGACTTTGTTTGGGTCTTGCTCTTTATAAGTTGTGGTCTTTTTTTAAGAGTAATGTTCATTGCTTTGAGTGCTTTATGGATTGCCATATCACTACACCCAAATACTTCACCAATTTCACGTAGGTATTTGTCAGGATTTGCTTCTACGTAAGCAAGAAGCTCTTTTCTGTCAAACTTTCTGGGTCTATTGGTGGGTTTTTTACAAGACAGATTTCCTGTTTCTTTAAGTTGTCGTCTCCAACGAAACACGGTGTGTCTTGATACACCAAAAGCTTCTATAACAAGGTCAATGTTCTTGCATTTGTCATAATAAGCCAAGGCTTTTTGTCTGATTTCTAGTGAATAAGCCATTTGAAGTAGTGATTAGTGAATGGTGATGGAGATATGGGGATGGTTGGTATTTTTTCAAGGTTTGTTGGTTATACATAAAAATTACAAAATATTAATTTCAGCATATTTGAAGCTAAATTTCAAAATACAAATAGTCAAAATTAAAAAATAAATACCAGAAAATGCCATAAACAATAATGTAGTACTATGTAAAAACATAGAGTCTGAATATAGAATACATAAATCTCTCATTGTACAAGCATTTCCTTGTTTGGTTAATGTAAATAAAAATGCGCAAATTAAAATAAAAAACAAAAGTAAGATAAAAAATAAAATACTAATTATATATTTTATTGGTCTTTTAACCATAGTAATCTCTTTTAACAAAGAGAAATCATATGCCTTTTTCACCTCAATAAATATCCATGTATTAATGATAAAACTTAACACAAAGCTCAGATTCCAACCATAAGGATGCTGCATAGGAAGATAGAAAAACTTCAAAAACAAATAAATCTGATAATTGATTTCTTTATAATTAAAAAACCATATCAGAGATGCCAAAGCAAGATAGATTGGAAAACTGATAAAAAGTAATTTTACATATGTAATAAACATGCTATCTACATATTTTGTTATTTTTTCCTTGATTTCACGTTCAAACTTATATTTTGGCATAAATTCATAGCTGCCTTTTTTCACCTCGAAATCATGCACCATTTTCCTAGTATCTTCAATAGATTTAAACGGCGGCTCTCTACGTTTAATTAATCGCATAATTCTCTCTCTTTTTAAACATTTTTATACAAGATATTATCTTCTGTTTTCATCACTCTATGCTTAATATTTTTCTCTGTCAAGAGTAAAATGTTTTAATATTATTGACTTAATTTTTCAAGAAATTTTTGGCTTATCTGGTATTCGCCAAAAATGACTTCATGCCAATTTTTGCAAATCGTGCAGTATGCCTTATACCCCGTAAATTCGGCGTTTACTGACTTGCCCTAATCACCGTACTGCTTACATCGTGTTACTTTTCCACCTCTTCGATTATCGCTAAAGTTAAATTTTTATGTAGATTAAGTAATAATTTACGGATGCTCGGATTGTAGCATAATGAAAAACGATAATGCTATAAAAAATAGAAAAATAGTTATGTGCTTAGCGATATTCGGCTTGGTATAGTCAATTCAGCTCAAATAAAAACACAGTTTTTATATGTTAGCCCGCACAATAGTAAAGCTTGATATTTTCTAGGTGTGCAACTTTGTCATGAATTGACTATATAGTGACTTAACGTCAAAATGAGACTTAGAGATGCATATTTTGTCAGGAGAAGTGCTTGGCATAATCTCATTTTGAGGTTAAGAGACTATAAACTAGAT
Encoded proteins:
- a CDS encoding calcium-binding protein: MAKILSLIDIQSKSSKEIQPLIDAFTLKNNSGAILNDIKQTIFSTDPNASLAADINTKLAYAAVADAVLSIGSMVSNSKRVELASAGSHLLLSKVAVDAAIHNAFNGDTDKALSNILVAISGIASAGSTALGKFNVPVLKQVSVILNNIAIGAGLTATLIDEISEPIKDIMILGMEATAEAINALNKIRNELIDMASSGIEKTVEWHEKITGQLTDIMMKISGVEAELEALSEAAEKVNAEQELPPAIKIQDVPVWKDIVYFDVDGNIKISGYFIMKSAIFEWKNGEWVVVLTLEKYINDVNRTGKYQVYDPLSLDLDGDGIETTAIEGLNSTLFDHNNDGIHTATGWVSADDGLLVLDRNGDGVINHGGELFGDNTLLKDGSLAANGFAALAEFDENGDGKIDAQDAVFHQLKVWRDLNQDGISQEGELFTLAELGITSLNLAHLETNNRQGKGNTIARTGSYTSTDGSTHKMGDLLFDSNPMISRFTDKIALSAEQRQAPNLRGMGRLRDLQEAAALSEQLAESLKAYSEADSKEAQMALLTRLIAQWSDTDPNQINIDDIKLSNDLVMSNRSEGSIALTPTQIAALRKGMTLDVQTQADFEAARAKIAILDAFTGESSHTLYFGTAAQARHIIDTVNKAFDSLSEHVYQGLLFQTRLKPYLNELSFKFENSEFVLDYAAVEMRFKQVFAENPQKAFIDLGELLAFANIKDWHQGMALLSDFAHQGKENGQLQDWLAILGERAITALSEQNGDEMSNILRAVGLLGRDVLNGNGGDDHLIIGSATAVVDGGSGSDLYEFYQGFGMTTVHNHDTSDNRFDVIRLHGVSKDAVSYTREGDDLIIRVAGEANSITVAKMFAGDVLSRHIDAIEYEGGQITLAEIKEALLRGTDGNDVLLGYGDDDTVYAGAGDDRIRTFAGNDTIYAGAGNDDIDAGNGNDIIYLEAGNNRAYGGDDDDVIHSGSGNDHLEGGIGSDTYVFAKQFAQDVVLNFNPRQQDNDILKFTHAKLNDVRISRHESDLLIAQNDGQQVSVQNFFDQDGKGDYAVQELQFADGNTLNTEQLRQWVISPTRGDDRIYAYAEGGKLYGGNGNDTLIGNQGSDYLAGGNGNDTLMGGKGDDRLEGGMGNDTYLFNLGDGKDRIYDSFGNDVLQLGKDIAKQDLWFARIGSDLSIQILGKNDSITVENWFNFIPRQIESIQTHDGAQIHVAAVNHLVRAMAAFVLEQGNSLSMPEQMREYSKQLLAGHQFWQHQDTTAAFVI
- a CDS encoding IS630 family transposase (programmed frameshift), yielding MAYSLEIRQKALAYYDKCKNIDLVIEAFGVSRHTVFRWRRQLKETGNLSCKKPTNRPRKFDRKELLAYVEANPDKYLREIGEVFGCSDMAIHKALKAMNITLKKRPTTYKEQDPNKVKNYQDKLTQLQATSKQGYELVYIDETGIDTYLHRTHARSLKGQRVCDKISGRRYQRVSLVAGQIGSKAKNLIAPLIYNNTMTSALFETWFKQMLLPCLNNHTKQTGKPCIIILDNARFHRMKHLQELINNTPYKHIILPLPPYSPELNPIEQTWATIKRWLRSHLSEFDTIEEGLKCYFGVC